The stretch of DNA TTTTTATCTTAATGAGGAATTCTAAGAAACTATTTTCTGAAAAACAAAAAAAGGATGCCAAGCAATTTAGAATAACTTGGCATCCAATATATAATTCTAGTAAGATAACTCTGATTGAAAGGCTTTTAACGGATGAAGTTCTGGTGTGACAGCATCGTTTTGTTCGTTTCCTTTGTATTCAAACCAATCAAACTCAGCATAGTTTTTGCTCTCGTGGCCATTTGAACTGGCAAACATGCCAAGCATTGTCCCCACCATGCCACCCACAATCTCAGGATTTATTTTTCCCGCATCGGCGTTCTCGTAAAGTAAGTTAAGGCTATCATTCTCGTTGCCATAATAAAAGCTATAAGCTTGTCCTTGTGCGACTATGCTAAGAATGATGTCTCCACCATCAACTACGATTTTTGCCAACTCTGTTTCAGTGGTTACACCTTTAAAGTGTGGTTGGTGCGGGTATCCAGTTAGCTCGCTGGTACACTGGATCAGCTTCAGGATTTGCTTCCCATTCTCAATCGACCGCTCGAACCGGAATTGGTGATTAGAAGCCTGCATTACAACAAGTCCAGCTGTCTCATTCTCAAATAATGTATCAAAACGCATCCTGGCCGATACACGAAAATTGGCATGTTGTTGTCTGCGGCCGATAAAGCTTAAACTCGGAACATCCTTATTGGTAACGGTTGCAGACAAGTCAATTTTGCGCAACTCAGGGCTAATGGACCGCGGCAGCAATCTCAATGACAGCTTGCTGTCTGAGAGCGTATGGAAATCATCGTAAGGTGTCCCGAAGAGAACCCAATCCATTCTTAGCTTTTCACCATCAAAATCGTCCCTATTTGGAATTAGGTTTGGTGTAAAAGCAGGAAGCTCAGGTGCAGGATAGCTCCATTCTACTTTCCCCGTACCAGGGCTTATGACAGGCCACCCTTCCTCCCAAACGACTGGTGCGATATAGGTTTCCCTGCCAAGGTTTTTATGATAGCCGTCAATCAGACGGGAGGCAAGCAATACAGCATACCATTCCCCGTTTTTCAGTTCAACGAAATCTGCGTGACCAACATTACAAATTGGATAGTGTTTTCCTAAGTGGCGATGAGTCAAAATCGGATTTCCTGCATATCCCTCATAGTAATCAAAAATATTTTTACTGCGTGAGATTGTAACTGCATGGAAGTGTTCCGTACCTCCCTCTGCAATCATCAAGTAATAATAACCATCCTTCTTATAAAGATGAGGAGCTTCAGGTGAAGCACAATTTACTAAAGCTCCCCCCCATATTGTCCGTTTCTCTCCGACAAGTCGCATATTGACCAAATCAATTTCACTGATCCAGATTACCTGACTTCTTTGTGTACGATCTTGACTGATATCTTCTCTGGTACCGGTTATATAAGCCTTTCCATCGTCATCGAAAAATAAAGAAGAATCAATGCCAGGACAATCCTCTAGCCAATATGGGTCTGACCAAGGTCCACGGGGATCCGTAGCGGTCACAA from Neobacillus sp. CF12 encodes:
- a CDS encoding glycoside hydrolase family 43 protein: MNKQLINPILPGFYPDPSICRVDDDFYMITSSFSLFPGVPIFHSTDLANWEQIGHILDRNSQLHTTADHMTAGIMAPTLRYHDGIFYMITTNVSDKWNFIVTATDPRGPWSDPYWLEDCPGIDSSLFFDDDGKAYITGTREDISQDRTQRSQVIWISEIDLVNMRLVGEKRTIWGGALVNCASPEAPHLYKKDGYYYLMIAEGGTEHFHAVTISRSKNIFDYYEGYAGNPILTHRHLGKHYPICNVGHADFVELKNGEWYAVLLASRLIDGYHKNLGRETYIAPVVWEEGWPVISPGTGKVEWSYPAPELPAFTPNLIPNRDDFDGEKLRMDWVLFGTPYDDFHTLSDSKLSLRLLPRSISPELRKIDLSATVTNKDVPSLSFIGRRQQHANFRVSARMRFDTLFENETAGLVVMQASNHQFRFERSIENGKQILKLIQCTSELTGYPHQPHFKGVTTETELAKIVVDGGDIILSIVAQGQAYSFYYGNENDSLNLLYENADAGKINPEIVGGMVGTMLGMFASSNGHESKNYAEFDWFEYKGNEQNDAVTPELHPLKAFQSELSY